In Mustela lutreola isolate mMusLut2 chromosome 1, mMusLut2.pri, whole genome shotgun sequence, one genomic interval encodes:
- the SF1 gene encoding splicing factor 1 isoform X8, which produces MATGANATPLDFPSKKRKRSRWNQDTMEQKTVIPGMPTVIPPGLTREQERAYIVQLQIEDLTRKLRTGDLGIPPNPEDRSPSPEPIYNSEGKRLNTREFRTRKKLEEERHNLITEMVALNPDFKPPADYKPPATRVSDKVMIPQDEYPEINFVGLLIGPRGNTLKNIEKECNAKIMIRGKGSVKEGKVGRKDGQMLPGEDEPLHALVTANTMENVKKAVEQIRNILKQGIETPEDQNDLRKMQLRELARLNGTLREDDNRILRPWQSSETRSITNTTVCTKCGGAGHIASDCKFQRPGDPQSAQDKARMDKEYLSLMAELGEAPVPASVGSSSGPATTPLASAPRPAAPANNPPPPSLMSTTQSRPPWMNSGPSESRPYHGMHGGGPGGPGGGPHSFPHPLPSLTGGHGGHPMQHNPNGPPPPWMQPPPPPMNQGPHPPGHHGPPPMGKSVPGKYACGLWGLSPASRKRYDAAAAYGHDAAAAAASQWAAPAPSLWSSSPMAAAAAAASATPSAQQQYGFQYPLAMAAKYDDYHHERWHRVHPAMATAAGGCRSFSRSPSDARQPHYGAPAPRGPAASAARGPSPSAASAAWFRRHDVCPAPSSSASHGPF; this is translated from the exons ATGGCGACCGGAGCGAACGCCACGCCGCTGG ACTTCCCAAGTAAGAAGCGAAAGAGGAGCCGCTGGAACCAAGATACCATGGAACAGAAGACAGTGATTCCAGGAATGCCGACAGTCATCCCCCCTGGACTTACTCGGGAACAAGAAAGAGCTTATATAG TGCAACTGCAGATAGAAGACCTGACTCGTAAACTGCGCACAGGAGACCTGGGCATCCCCCCTAACCCTGAGGACAG GTCCCCTTCCCCTGAGCCCATCTACAATAGTGAGGGGAAGCGGCTTAACACCCGCGAGTTCCGCACCCGCAAAAAGCTTGAAGAGGAGCGACACAACCTCATCACGGAGATGGTTGCCCTCAACCCTGATTTCAAGCCACCTgcagattacaa ACCTCCAGCAACACGGGTGAGCGATAAAGTAATGATTCCACAAGATGAATATCCAGAAATCAACTTTGTGGGGCTGCTGATTGGGCCCAG AGGGAACACCTTGAAAAACATAGAGAAGGAGTGTAATGCCAAGATTATGATCCGAGGGAAAGGGTCTGTCAAAGAAGGGAAAGTTGGCCGAAAGGATGGCCAGATGCTGCCTGGAGAAGACGAGCCACTTCATGCCCTAGTTACTGCCAACACCATGGAGAATGTGAAGAAAGCTGTGGAGCAG ATAAGAAACATCCTGAAGCAGGGTATTGAGACCCCTGAGGACCAGAATGATCTACGGAAGATGCAGCTTCGGGAGTTGGCTCGCTTGAATGGGACCCTTCGGGAAGATGATAATAG AATCTTAAGACCCTGGCAGAGCTCAGAGACACGCAGCATTACCAACACCACAGTGTGTACCAAGTGTGGAGGGGCTGGACACATTGCTTCGGATTGCAAATTCCAAAG GCCTGGTGACCCCCAGTCAGCTCAGGATAAAGCACGGATGGATAAAGAATATTTGTCCCTCATGGCCGAACTGGGCGAAGCGCCCGTGCCAGCATCCGTGGGTTCCTCCTCTGGGCCCGCCACCACGCCCCTGGCCAGTGCACCTCGGCCTGCTGCTCCTGCCAACAACCCACCGCCTCCG TCTCTCATGTCCACCACCCAGAGCCGCCCACCCTGGATGAATTCCGGTCCTTCAGAAAGTCGGCCCTACCATGGCATGCACGGAGGTGGTCCTGGTGGGCCTGGAGGTGGCCCCCACAGCTTCCCACACCCGTTACCCAGCCTGACAGGTGGGCACGGTGGACATCCCATGCAGCACAACCCTAACGGACCCCCACCCCCTTGGATGCAGCCGCCTCCACCACCGATGAACCAGGGCCCCCACCCACCTGGGCATCATGGCCCTCCTCCAATGGGTAA ATCAGTACCTGGGAAGTACGCCTGTGGGCTCTGGGGTCTATCGCCTGCATCAAGGAAAAG GTATGATGCCGCCGCCGCCTATGGGCATgatgccgccgccgccgccgcctcccagtgggcagcccccgccccctccctctggtcctcttcccccatggcagcagcagcagcagcagcctccgcCACCCCCTCCGCCCAGCAGCAGTATGGCTTCCAGTACCCCCTTGCCATGGCAGCAAA ATACGACGACTACCACCACGAGCGCTGGCACAGGGTCCATCCCGCCATGGCAACAGCAGCAGGCGGCTGCCGCAGCTTCTCCAGGAGCCCCTCAGATGCAAGGCAACCCCACTATGGTGCCCCTGCCCCCCGGGGTCCAGCCGCCTCTGCCGCCCggggcccctccccctccgccgcCTCCGCCGCCTGGTTCCGCCGGCATGATGTatgccccgccccctcctcctccgcctcccaTGGACCCTTCTAA
- the SF1 gene encoding splicing factor 1 isoform X9, producing the protein MATGANATPLDFPSKKRKRSRWNQDTMEQKTVIPGMPTVIPPGLTREQERAYIVQLQIEDLTRKLRTGDLGIPPNPEDRSPSPEPIYNSEGKRLNTREFRTRKKLEEERHNLITEMVALNPDFKPPADYKPPATRVSDKVMIPQDEYPEINFVGLLIGPRGNTLKNIEKECNAKIMIRGKGSVKEGKVGRKDGQMLPGEDEPLHALVTANTMENVKKAVEQIRNILKQGIETPEDQNDLRKMQLRELARLNGTLREDDNRILRPWQSSETRSITNTTVCTKCGGAGHIASDCKFQRPGDPQSAQDKARMDKEYLSLMAELGEAPVPASVGSSSGPATTPLASAPRPAAPANNPPPPSLMSTTQSRPPWMNSGPSESRPYHGMHGGGPGGPGGGPHSFPHPLPSLTGGHGGHPMQHNPNGPPPPWMQPPPPPMNQGPHPPGHHGPPPMVPGKYACGLWGLSPASRKRYDAAAAYGHDAAAAAASQWAAPAPSLWSSSPMAAAAAAASATPSAQQQYGFQYPLAMAAKYDDYHHERWHRVHPAMATAAGGCRSFSRSPSDARQPHYGAPAPRGPAASAARGPSPSAASAAWFRRHDVCPAPSSSASHGPF; encoded by the exons ATGGCGACCGGAGCGAACGCCACGCCGCTGG ACTTCCCAAGTAAGAAGCGAAAGAGGAGCCGCTGGAACCAAGATACCATGGAACAGAAGACAGTGATTCCAGGAATGCCGACAGTCATCCCCCCTGGACTTACTCGGGAACAAGAAAGAGCTTATATAG TGCAACTGCAGATAGAAGACCTGACTCGTAAACTGCGCACAGGAGACCTGGGCATCCCCCCTAACCCTGAGGACAG GTCCCCTTCCCCTGAGCCCATCTACAATAGTGAGGGGAAGCGGCTTAACACCCGCGAGTTCCGCACCCGCAAAAAGCTTGAAGAGGAGCGACACAACCTCATCACGGAGATGGTTGCCCTCAACCCTGATTTCAAGCCACCTgcagattacaa ACCTCCAGCAACACGGGTGAGCGATAAAGTAATGATTCCACAAGATGAATATCCAGAAATCAACTTTGTGGGGCTGCTGATTGGGCCCAG AGGGAACACCTTGAAAAACATAGAGAAGGAGTGTAATGCCAAGATTATGATCCGAGGGAAAGGGTCTGTCAAAGAAGGGAAAGTTGGCCGAAAGGATGGCCAGATGCTGCCTGGAGAAGACGAGCCACTTCATGCCCTAGTTACTGCCAACACCATGGAGAATGTGAAGAAAGCTGTGGAGCAG ATAAGAAACATCCTGAAGCAGGGTATTGAGACCCCTGAGGACCAGAATGATCTACGGAAGATGCAGCTTCGGGAGTTGGCTCGCTTGAATGGGACCCTTCGGGAAGATGATAATAG AATCTTAAGACCCTGGCAGAGCTCAGAGACACGCAGCATTACCAACACCACAGTGTGTACCAAGTGTGGAGGGGCTGGACACATTGCTTCGGATTGCAAATTCCAAAG GCCTGGTGACCCCCAGTCAGCTCAGGATAAAGCACGGATGGATAAAGAATATTTGTCCCTCATGGCCGAACTGGGCGAAGCGCCCGTGCCAGCATCCGTGGGTTCCTCCTCTGGGCCCGCCACCACGCCCCTGGCCAGTGCACCTCGGCCTGCTGCTCCTGCCAACAACCCACCGCCTCCG TCTCTCATGTCCACCACCCAGAGCCGCCCACCCTGGATGAATTCCGGTCCTTCAGAAAGTCGGCCCTACCATGGCATGCACGGAGGTGGTCCTGGTGGGCCTGGAGGTGGCCCCCACAGCTTCCCACACCCGTTACCCAGCCTGACAGGTGGGCACGGTGGACATCCCATGCAGCACAACCCTAACGGACCCCCACCCCCTTGGATGCAGCCGCCTCCACCACCGATGAACCAGGGCCCCCACCCACCTGGGCATCATGGCCCTCCTCCAATGG TACCTGGGAAGTACGCCTGTGGGCTCTGGGGTCTATCGCCTGCATCAAGGAAAAG GTATGATGCCGCCGCCGCCTATGGGCATgatgccgccgccgccgccgcctcccagtgggcagcccccgccccctccctctggtcctcttcccccatggcagcagcagcagcagcagcctccgcCACCCCCTCCGCCCAGCAGCAGTATGGCTTCCAGTACCCCCTTGCCATGGCAGCAAA ATACGACGACTACCACCACGAGCGCTGGCACAGGGTCCATCCCGCCATGGCAACAGCAGCAGGCGGCTGCCGCAGCTTCTCCAGGAGCCCCTCAGATGCAAGGCAACCCCACTATGGTGCCCCTGCCCCCCGGGGTCCAGCCGCCTCTGCCGCCCggggcccctccccctccgccgcCTCCGCCGCCTGGTTCCGCCGGCATGATGTatgccccgccccctcctcctccgcctcccaTGGACCCTTCTAA